The Lewinellaceae bacterium DNA window CCCGCAGGTGTTGCTGAAACTGCGAGGTGGCACAGGACTCGATGGTGTGGTGGCCGCTGTTGTGCGGACGTGGGGCCACTTCATTGATGGATAGATTACCGCTGGTATCAATAAAAAATTCCACAGCCAGAAGGCCGCTGATGTCCAGTGCATGAATCAGGTCTTCTGCAATTGTGGAAGCCTGTTGCTTATGCCGCTCGCTGATGTCTGCCGGGCAAAAGAGCATATCAACCAGGTTGGCATCAGGGTCAAAAACCATTTCCACGGGCTCATAGGTACGGATCTGCCCTTGTGCATTACGAGCTGCAATGACGGCAATTTCTTTTTGGATGTCGACGAGGTCCTCCATGACACTGGGTCCGGATAGCCATTTGGATTGGACATCCTGTGAACTACGCAGGATGGATACGCCCCGTCCGTCGTATCCTCCGGAGCGTAATTTTTGAACCACCGGATATTTGCCTTTTCCCTGATCAATATAGGATTCCCAATCCTGCAGATTGTCAATCAGCGTAAATGGAGAAGTCGGCAGTCCGTGGTCAACAAAAAACTGTTTTTGTTTGCCTTTATCCCGGATGATTTCCAATGCATGCGGATTCGGGTGGATGATTTTACCCATGGATTGCAATTCGAATAAAGCATCGTTATTGACTTTTTCGATCTCGATGGTAATGATATCCATTTCTCTGCCAAATGAAATTACATCTCCGTAGTCGGTGAAATCACCCTCCATAAACAACCGGTTTACACGACCGGCTGGAAACGTAATTTCCTGATCCAGAATGTAGAGGGGAAGGTCTAATCGAGCGCCGTCTAAAACCAGCATTTTGCCCAGCTGTCCACCACCCAGAATGCCTATTTTAGGAAATTGCATGCCTGTTATATTAAGATGCAAAATACGATTTTTGACCGGCAATGGACCATATTCCCGGGAGGTTGAGGCAATTGTTTAAGATGTCATGTACCTTTAGGCTTCCTGAAACGGGAATTGATCCAAATAAATAAATTGTGTGATGACTTCGATTGTATTTCGAAATGGCATGTGTATCAACCGGGGTAAACAAGAGATCATGGATGTACTGGTACGTCGTGGAAGGATCGAAAGAGTCGCACCACAAGTAACCGTGCAAGGTGATATTGAGGAAATAGATTGCACAGGTTTGTGGATCATTCCTGGCCTCATTGACGATCAGGTTCATTTCCGCGAGCCGGGACTAACCCATAAGGCAACCATCGCAACCGAGTCGAGGGCCGCCGTCGCCGGAGGCGTCACGACGTTTATGGAAATGCCCAATACCAAACCACCGGCATTGACCCAGGAGTTGTTGCAAGATAAATACGACATCGCTGCGAGCGTGTCTCCGGCCAACTATTCTTTTTACATGGGCGTTTCCAATGATAATTACGACGAGGTCATGCGCACTGACCCCTTGAGGATCTGTGGTATTAAGATCTTTATGGGTTCGAGTACCGGCAATATGCTGGTAGATGATATGCATACGCTGGAGAAAGTATTCGCTGATGCTCCTTGCCTGATTGCAACCCATTGCGAAGATGAAGCTACCATTAAACACAATCTGGCTGTATTTAAGGAAAAATATGGTGAAGACATACCATTCGCCGCTCATCCGTTGATCCGCAGTCGGGAGGCTTGCTACGCTTCGTCTCATCTGGCGGTGGAATTGGCACAAAAACACGGTACACGTCTCCATATCCTCCACATTTCCTCCAAAGAAGAGCTTGAGTTGTTTGATCGCAACACGCCGCTTGGCAATAAAAGGATAACCAGTGAGGCGTGCGTGCACCATCTCTATTATGCAGATACGGATTATGCGGAACTGGGAGCTTTAATTAAATGTAATCCGGCCATTAAGACTGCAGATGACCGGAAGGCGCTGCGTGCCGGTTTGCTCGATGGCAGCCTGGATGTAATGGCTACCGATCATGCCCCGCATACCTGGGATGAGAAACAGAATAAATACTTGTCCGCTCCAAGTGGATTGCCACTGGTGCAGCACAGCCTTTCTCTGGCACTTACCCTGGTCCGGGATGGTGACCTGACCCCTGAGAGAATGGTGGATTTGATGGCACATGCGCCGGCGGAATGCTTTGGTATTGCCGACAGAGGCTATCTTGACGAAGGAAGTTGGGCGGATCTCGTTTTAGTAGACCCGGAAGACTCCTATCCGGTGACCAAAGAATCCATTGCCTATAAATGTGGATGGTCTCCCCTTGAAGGTAAAACGCTGCCCGGAGTCGTAAAACAAACCTGGGTAAATGGACATTGCGTTTACCGCGATGGAGTACTGCTAGGGCAACCGGCAGGCATGAGACTAAGCTTCAACCGGTAATCGTACAATCACTCCAGCGGGAACGTGCCTCCCATCATCATGGTTGTCCCGATAATGATGTAAATAATAATGGTGAATACAATGCCGGCAATTATCAGGATGGCATTGATCTTAAAGTAATTCTTCAGGTTCTGGAAGCCTGAAGCAAAGCTGGCTGTGGCATTACCGGTTCCTACTCTGTCCATATTACTGCTGTAGCGATAGAGGAGTAGTCCCATATAGAAGTAAAAGGAAGCAAATGCCAGATAGAAAAAACCAAGGAAACCGGCTGACCCCATCATCGACACCATGGCAAAGGTGCCGATAACGGCAAAAAGACCAAATAAGCCGGCAATGACCATCATGATGATACCCATGATACGCGCCCATTTGGCGGATTCGCTCAGTTCACGCATGCCATTGTCGTCCAGTCCAGTTCTTGCTGTATTTTCATCAAGTATATCCATATCTAATGCTTTGGAGGTGTATTAACTTAGCTTAAGTAATATATGAATAATTTATATTTTATTGCAATTCTTCCTCCGGTGCAGGTACAGCAAGAGGTGACAGTCTTCAAGCAGGCTGCCCGGGATTTATTCAAATCCGGTCACGCGCTCAAGTCACCGCCGCATGTTACGATCATTCCTCCACAACGCTGGGACGAGGTTGCTTTGGATTGGGTGGTTCACCATCTGGGCGAATGGACGGCTCAGCAAAAGCCTTTTCAAGTCCATATTGATGGCTTTGACGCTTTTACACCAAGGGTAATTTTCCTGAATATCGAAGAGAAGGCCTCCTTGCAATCTTTTCAGCAGGCATGTACGGAATACCTTTCCCACCTCCTGGAGAAACTTGATACACGGCCCTTTCATCCTCATATGACGGTTGCATTTAAAGATCTGGACCGTCGTCAATTTGAAAAGGCATGGGCGTACTTCGGTGATAAGCACTACACCTCATCGTTTGAAGTTAATGCCCTGTACCTACTAAATTATAAGAGTGGCCAATGGCAGGTGATGGGTAAATGGTTATTGGGTAAGCCGAACAGCTTCATCAAGGGACAATAATTCTCCGACTACAATACGGCCCCGATCGTCCTTCTTCAGTGTTGCACATGCATGCACCGGATCATGCTCAAAAAATAATACATCTCCTGCTGCGCAAGCTTCTTCAAGGATGGTTGCTTTTTCCTGCATGGTGATCAGTGGCCTGATATCATAGCTCATTACGTAGCTGGCACCTAAATGACCACTAGAGGGCAGCAGGTCTGCACAATACAGCAGATGTCTGTTACCAAGTGGAACCCGGAGTAACATCATAGCTTCCGTATGCCCGTAGACAAAATAAACCTGCAGTCCATCCACCCATTGAATTTTCGAAGCCGCAGTGGGAAGAAACGCCAGCTTACCTGATCGCTGCAATGGAACAAAATTTTCCTGCAGGAAAGATGCTTTTTCACGCGGGTTGGAGTGAACAGCCCAATCGTAATGCTTTTCATTGCTCCAATACGTGGCATTGGGGAACACAGGAACCAATTCACCCTGTTCGTCATAACGCACAGCTCCACCCGTATGGTCAAAATGCAGATGAGTCAGGAATACGTCGGTGATTTGTTCAGGGCTGAATCCAGCTCGATGGATTGATTTCAGTAGTGAATCGGTACCATGGGGTTTGTAATAGGAGAAAAAGCGGTCACTCTGTTTATCACCTAATCCAGTGTCGACAAGCATCAGCCTGTTATCTGTTTCTACCAGCAGGCAACGCATGGACCAGGTACAGAGGTTGTCTTCATCCGGAGGATTAATTTTGGACCACAAAGACTTGGGTACTACCCCAAACATGGCTCCGCCGTCGAGTTTGAAATAACCGGTTGGTATTTCGTATAATTTAATCACCCAGAGGGGATTTGAAGCCGATGGTAGGCTTTGCTTTTGGCTGTTCTTTTTTGATTAGGGCCATTTGAATGGCAGACTGGGCGGCTTCACTTCCTTTGTTACCATGATCCCCGCCGGCACGTGCGATGGCTTGTTCCATATTTAAGGCTGTGATCACACCAAACAGGCAGGCTGTATTCGATTGCAGGGAGAGCATGGTTAACCCCTGTGCCACTGACTGAGCAATATAAGTATCGTGTTCGGTGTCGCCCTTGATCAGGCATCCCAGGCAAATGATCGCATCAAACTTATCGCGGCCCAACAGGATCCGGGCTCCCATGGGTAACTCGAACGAACCGGGAACCTGGATGATGTGCTCCGGAAGCACCGTACCTCCAGCTGCTTCGAGGGTTGAGCGGGCACCTTCCAGTAATTTTGAAGTGATCTCACTATTCCATTGTGCATGGACGATGCCAATCCGCAGTCCGTTAGCGGAGACTTTATCCGGAGTCTGATATCCTTTACTTGCCATTAGCCGTTCTGGCTTAAACGGGCAATGTATTTATCAATATCCTGACCCTCGGTACTGCCGGGGTATTTGCTTTTAATCTCCTGATACATTTTCAATGAGGCAGCTGTGTCTCCCTGGAATTCATAAAGACGGCCAAGTTTGAACATGTAATACGAAGTCAAGACGTCGTTATCGCCTTCGTTGACGGCCCTCTTGTAGTTGTCGATGGCTTTATCGTATTCCTGTTTTTCCGAATAGGCGTCACCCAGTAAACCATATTTCATGATCGGCAGGACGTCGCCGGCAGGTTTGAAATCGTTCAGAAATGAAATAGCAGCATCTGTCTGGCCTAGTTGCAGGTGGCTTACTGCTGCGTAGTATTTGGCGAGGTTCCCTGCTTTAGTGCCACTGTAATGATCGGCCAGGTCCAGAAACCCTTCGTAACCATTGCCGGGATTGATCAGTGCACGGGCAAAGGAATCACGGCTAAACTGATATTCAGCCTGAAACATTTGCTCCATTGCTTCTTTCTCCAAAGGCTTTTTATACAGGTAGATGTAAGCAAGCAATCCACCGGCAATTGCGACTATACCGATGGCGCCACCCATTAGCCAATTCTTATACCGTTCAAAGAAATGTTGAGCATTTTCGCCAACTTCAACGATATCGACCAGGGTGTCTTTTTCATTCTTGCGTTTTGTCATAGCAACGGACCTTTTTACAAAATTTCGGCAAAAATAAGGAAACTTTGCAGACTAACCTACTTTGGAGTTGAAAAGTAAATTAAAGTATATACTTTTTTAAAATGTGTAGCAGGCAGTCTAATCAATCCTTGATAAAAGGATAATCTTCCTGCATGTAATTATCCGTAAATAACTCGGAAGGGTCGGGGAGGGGAGAGTTGTCAGCAAATTCAACAGCAGCCTCAACCACTTCCTTGATTTCTTCCTCGATAGCATCCAGTTCCGCTTCCGTAACCACATGAGCCCCCAGAATCCGATCCCTGAGAATTTCAATCGGATCCAATGCCTTGTAGTGTTCAACTTCTTCCTTGCTGCGATAGCGTGCCGGATCAGAAACCGAGTGACCCTTATACCGGTAGGTCTTTATTTCCAGGAAGTAAGGGCCTTTACCCTCGCGAATGTGTTTGGCTGCTTTTTGAATGGCCTCATGGACTTTCTCGGGATCCATGCCATCAACAGGCTCGGAGGGAATGTCAAAGGCATGACCTATTTTATAAATATCGGTGACATTTGACGTACGGTTGACCGATGTGCCCATGGCGTAAAAGTTGTTTTCGCAGATATACAGCACCGGTAATTTCCAGGTCATGGCCATGTTAAAGGATTCGAACAAAGAACCCTGGCGGGCTGCGCCGTCACCAAACATGGTTGCACATAGTAAATCAGTGCCTTTGTATTTTTCTGCAAAAGCGATTCCGGTACCGATGGGTATCTGGGCACCAACGATCCCGTTGCCACCAAAATATTTGTTCTCTGCTGAGAAGAAGTGCATGGATCCACCCTTTCCCTTCACAATTCCAGTTGCTTTGCCGAATAATTCCGCCATACAGGCATTGGGTGAAGCGCCTTTCATTAAGGCAATACCGTGCTGACGATAGGCCGTGACGATGCCGTCTTCCGGTTTAAGGGCAGATTTCAATCCGGCGGCAATCGCT harbors:
- a CDS encoding 5-(carboxyamino)imidazole ribonucleotide synthase, with product MQFPKIGILGGGQLGKMLVLDGARLDLPLYILDQEITFPAGRVNRLFMEGDFTDYGDVISFGREMDIITIEIEKVNNDALFELQSMGKIIHPNPHALEIIRDKGKQKQFFVDHGLPTSPFTLIDNLQDWESYIDQGKGKYPVVQKLRSGGYDGRGVSILRSSQDVQSKWLSGPSVMEDLVDIQKEIAVIAARNAQGQIRTYEPVEMVFDPDANLVDMLFCPADISERHKQQASTIAEDLIHALDISGLLAVEFFIDTSGNLSINEVAPRPHNSGHHTIESCATSQFQQHLRGILNWPLGDVTNLHPAAMVNLLGEPGYQGPVFYQGIEKVLAIPQAYIHLYGKEETKPSRKMGHITVLGSNADEAVRKAKTIQDLIKVISIT
- a CDS encoding dihydroorotase, with the protein product MTSIVFRNGMCINRGKQEIMDVLVRRGRIERVAPQVTVQGDIEEIDCTGLWIIPGLIDDQVHFREPGLTHKATIATESRAAVAGGVTTFMEMPNTKPPALTQELLQDKYDIAASVSPANYSFYMGVSNDNYDEVMRTDPLRICGIKIFMGSSTGNMLVDDMHTLEKVFADAPCLIATHCEDEATIKHNLAVFKEKYGEDIPFAAHPLIRSREACYASSHLAVELAQKHGTRLHILHISSKEELELFDRNTPLGNKRITSEACVHHLYYADTDYAELGALIKCNPAIKTADDRKALRAGLLDGSLDVMATDHAPHTWDEKQNKYLSAPSGLPLVQHSLSLALTLVRDGDLTPERMVDLMAHAPAECFGIADRGYLDEGSWADLVLVDPEDSYPVTKESIAYKCGWSPLEGKTLPGVVKQTWVNGHCVYRDGVLLGQPAGMRLSFNR
- a CDS encoding 2'-5' RNA ligase family protein → MNNLYFIAILPPVQVQQEVTVFKQAARDLFKSGHALKSPPHVTIIPPQRWDEVALDWVVHHLGEWTAQQKPFQVHIDGFDAFTPRVIFLNIEEKASLQSFQQACTEYLSHLLEKLDTRPFHPHMTVAFKDLDRRQFEKAWAYFGDKHYTSSFEVNALYLLNYKSGQWQVMGKWLLGKPNSFIKGQ
- a CDS encoding MBL fold metallo-hydrolase encodes the protein MKLYEIPTGYFKLDGGAMFGVVPKSLWSKINPPDEDNLCTWSMRCLLVETDNRLMLVDTGLGDKQSDRFFSYYKPHGTDSLLKSIHRAGFSPEQITDVFLTHLHFDHTGGAVRYDEQGELVPVFPNATYWSNEKHYDWAVHSNPREKASFLQENFVPLQRSGKLAFLPTAASKIQWVDGLQVYFVYGHTEAMMLLRVPLGNRHLLYCADLLPSSGHLGASYVMSYDIRPLITMQEKATILEEACAAGDVLFFEHDPVHACATLKKDDRGRIVVGELLSLDEAVRLTQ
- a CDS encoding 6,7-dimethyl-8-ribityllumazine synthase is translated as MASKGYQTPDKVSANGLRIGIVHAQWNSEITSKLLEGARSTLEAAGGTVLPEHIIQVPGSFELPMGARILLGRDKFDAIICLGCLIKGDTEHDTYIAQSVAQGLTMLSLQSNTACLFGVITALNMEQAIARAGGDHGNKGSEAAQSAIQMALIKKEQPKAKPTIGFKSPLGD
- a CDS encoding tetratricopeptide repeat protein; translated protein: MTKRKNEKDTLVDIVEVGENAQHFFERYKNWLMGGAIGIVAIAGGLLAYIYLYKKPLEKEAMEQMFQAEYQFSRDSFARALINPGNGYEGFLDLADHYSGTKAGNLAKYYAAVSHLQLGQTDAAISFLNDFKPAGDVLPIMKYGLLGDAYSEKQEYDKAIDNYKRAVNEGDNDVLTSYYMFKLGRLYEFQGDTAASLKMYQEIKSKYPGSTEGQDIDKYIARLSQNG
- the pdhA gene encoding pyruvate dehydrogenase (acetyl-transferring) E1 component subunit alpha → MADVAEKVKTKLNYSKEQYLDWFHIMMLIRRFEERTLLAYSQQKVRGFCHVYIGQEAIAAGLKSALKPEDGIVTAYRQHGIALMKGASPNACMAELFGKATGIVKGKGGSMHFFSAENKYFGGNGIVGAQIPIGTGIAFAEKYKGTDLLCATMFGDGAARQGSLFESFNMAMTWKLPVLYICENNFYAMGTSVNRTSNVTDIYKIGHAFDIPSEPVDGMDPEKVHEAIQKAAKHIREGKGPYFLEIKTYRYKGHSVSDPARYRSKEEVEHYKALDPIEILRDRILGAHVVTEAELDAIEEEIKEVVEAAVEFADNSPLPDPSELFTDNYMQEDYPFIKD